From a single Nakaseomyces glabratus chromosome H, complete sequence genomic region:
- the AVT5 gene encoding amino acid transporter (CAGL0H04587g~Ortholog of S. cerevisiae : AVT5 and Saccharomyces cerevisiae S288C : YBL089W), giving the protein MSTARSGVVTLLHTACGAGILAIPYAFRPFGLVPAIFMLLFCGLCSMMGLLLQSRIAKYGPLKNVSFFSLAQVVNPASSILFDAAIAIKCFGVGVSYMIVVGDLMPKIWSRVSSSGLLLSRNVNITLVMLFIVGPLCFMRRLNSLRYASMIAIGSVAYLCILVIVHFAHQTTELRELKGEVSVGLPHGEPTPLTTLPIFVFAYTCHHNMFSVINEQKNTGFTYVRYIAIVSILVAFVLYVVIGSTGYLTFGDNITGNIIALYPDTLSTTIGRIAIVLLVMLAFPLQCHPARESINNMIKYVQDRYSPQTSYELTAVDADNLEINNDVTSINSRANDKEEECMDTKRFMIITACILFCSYLLAISVTSLARVLAIVGATGSTTISFILPGYFGWSLIGTEYTSNGNQLPLRKSTVIFKYIGLVMTIWGIIIMITSLIASLFFGASH; this is encoded by the coding sequence ATGTCAACAGCACGGTCCGGTGTTGTGACATTGTTGCATACTGCCTGCGGAGCTGGTATTCTGGCAATACCGTATGCTTTCAGACCGTTCGGCCTGGTGCCAGCGATATTTATGCTGCTATTTTGCGGACTGTGTTCTATGATGGGTCTTCTATTACAATCTCGAATTGCCAAGTACGGTCCTTTGAAGAACGTGTCGTTTTTCTCGTTAGCGCAGGTGGTGAACCCGGCgtcttcaatattatttgaCGCTGCAATCGCTATCAAGTGTTTTGGTGTAGGTGTATCATATATGATTGTGGTTGGGGATCTTATGCCTAAAATATGGTCCCGAGTATCATCGTCTGGATTACTGCTGAGTAGAAACGTTAACATCACTctcgtcatgttgttcatTGTGGGGCCACTATGCTTTATGAGGAGGCTGAATTCTTTAAGATACGCTTCTATGATTGCTATTGGCTCTGTAGCATACTTGTGTATACTAGTTATTGTTCATTTTGCTCATCAGACAACCGAACTAAGAGAATTGAAAGGTGAAGTATCAGTTGGTTTACCTCATGGGGAGCCAACACCTTTAACCACCTTACctatatttgtttttgcaTACACTTGTCATCATAACATGTTCTCAGTAATAAATGAACAGAAAAATACTGGATTTACTTACGTTAGGTATATCGCAATTGTATCAATACTGGTGGCCTTTGTACTATATGTTGTCATTGGTAGTACCGGTTACCTGACATTTGGTGACAACATTACAGGAAACATTATTGCATTATATCCTGATACATTATCTACCACTATTGGTCGGATTGCAATTGTTCTTTTAGTAATGCTGGCATTTCCTTTGCAATGTCATCCTGCGAGAGAATCTATCAACAACATGATAAAATATGTACAGGACAGATATTCTCCGCAAACCTCATATGAGTTGACGGCAGTAGATGCTGATAATCTCGAGATCAATAACGATGTGACATCTATAAATTCAAGAGCAAATGATAAAGAGGAAGAGTGCATGGATACAAAGCGATTTATGATTATTACAGCATGTATTTTATTCTGTTCCTACCTGTTGGCAATCTCAGTTACCTCTCTAGCACGGGTTTTAGCCATTGTCGGTGCTACAGGATCAACAACTATATCATTTATACTACCTGGATATTTTGGTTGGAGTTTGATTGGTACGGAGTATACCTCTAATGGTAATCAATTACCTCTACGTAAATCAACTGtcatattcaaatatattggCTTAGTGATGACTATTTGGGGAATAATAATCATGATTACTTCCTTAATTGCATCCCTTTTCTTTGGGGCTTCGCATTAG
- the MRP21 gene encoding mitochondrial 37S ribosomal protein bS21m (CAGL0H04565g~Ortholog(s) have structural constituent of ribosome activity, role in mitochondrial translational initiation and mitochondrial small ribosomal subunit localization) produces MLRFYRSFSACRAVLNNGKTINPFDKLADKQSLLTTGMMSGFGMRQDKKSNILVSAEDMQLREEALETPIRGVQAGRTVGVINGDTATAVRRLTTKLIANGVPMDKRKQRFHMKPGKAAELKRSQRHRRDFKKGFKRLIEIVKDARRKGY; encoded by the coding sequence ATGTTGCGATTTTACAGGAGTTTCTCTGCTTGCAGAGCGGTGCTAAACAATGGCAAGACAATCAATCCATTCGATAAGTTGGCTGACAAGCAGAGTCTTCTGACGACTGGTATGATGTCAGGGTTTGGTATGAGACAGGACAAGAAATCTAACATCCTAGTCAGTGCAGAAGATATGCAGCTACGAGAGGAGGCGTTGGAGACGCCTATTAGAGGTGTTCAGGCTGGTAGAACAGTTGGAGTGATAAATGGGGATACTGCTACTGCAGTGAGAAGATTGACCACTAAACTGATTGCTAATGGGGTGCCCATGGATAAGAGAAAGCAGAGGTTCCACATGAAGCCCGGTAAAGCTGCGGAATTAAAGAGATCTCAACGCCATAGACGTGATTTCAAGAAAGGTTTCAAGAGACTCATCGAGATTGTCAAGGATGCCAGAAGGAAAGGTTACTGA